Proteins encoded within one genomic window of Pongo abelii isolate AG06213 chromosome 18, NHGRI_mPonAbe1-v2.0_pri, whole genome shotgun sequence:
- the LOC103892635 gene encoding protein N-terminal asparagine amidohydrolase isoform X1 yields MPLLVEGRRVRLPQSAGDLVRAHPPLEERARLLRGQCVQQVGPQGLLYVQQRELAVTSPKDGSISILGSDDATTCHIVVLRHTGNGATCLTHCDGTDTKAEVPLIMNSIKSFSDHAQCGRLEVHLVGGFSDDRQLSQKLTHQLLSEFDRQEDDIHLVTLCVTELNDREENENHFPIIYGIAVNIKTAEIYRASFQDRGPEEQLRAARTLAGGPMISIYDAETEQLRIGPYSWTPFPHVDFWLQQDDKQILENLSTSPLAEPPHFVEHIRSTLMFLKKHPSPANTLFPGNKALLYKKNEDGLWEKISSPGS; encoded by the exons ATGCCGCTGCTTGTCGAGGGGCGGCGAGTGAGGCTGCCGCAGTCAGCCGGGGACCTCGTCCGAGCCCATCCGCCTTTGGAG gaAAGAGCCAGACTTCTCAGAGGTCAGTGTGTTCAACAAGTGGGACCCCAGGGCCTTCTCTATGTTCAGCAAagagagcttgcagtgacctcCCCAAAGGATG gcTCCATCTCCATTCTGGGTTCTGATGATGCCACTACTTGTCACATTGTGGTCCTGAGGCACACAG GTAATGGGGCCACCTGCTTGACACATTGTGACGGAACCGACACCAAAGCTGAGGTCCCCTTGATCATGAACTCCATAAAATCCTTTTCTGACCACGCTCAATGTGGAAG gctggaagtgcacCTCGTTGGAGGCTTCAGTGACGACAGGCAGTTGTCACAAAAACTCACTCATCAACTTCTTA GTGAATTTGACAGGCAAGAAGATGACATTCACTTAGTGACATTATGTGTGACAG aattaaATGACCGGGAAGAAAACGAAAACCACTTTCCAATAATATATGGCATTG CTGTCAACATTAAGACTGCAGAGATTTACAGAGCCTCCTTTCAAGATCGGGGTCCGGAGGAGCAGCTGCGTGCTGCGCGAACTTTAGCAGGAGGACCA ATGATTAGCATTTATGATGCAGAGACAGAACAACTTCGTATAGGACCGTACTCCTGGACACCATTTCCACATGTGGATTTCTGGTTGCAGCAAGATGACAAGCAAATACTAGAG AATCTTTCTACTTCACCTCTGGCTGAGCCGCCCCACTTTGTTGAACATATTAGATCTAccttgatgtttttaaaaaaacacccaTCTCCAGCTAACACACTGTTTCCTGGAAATAAAGCcctactctacaaaaaaaatgaagatggcTTGTGGGAAAAGATCTCTTCTCCAGGAAGCTAA
- the LOC103892635 gene encoding protein N-terminal asparagine amidohydrolase isoform X2: MPLLVEGRRVRLPQSAGDLVRAHPPLEERARLLRGQCVQQVGPQGLLYVQQRELAVTSPKDGSISILGSDDATTCHIVVLRHTGNGATCLTHCDGTDTKAEVPLIMNSIKSFSDHAQCGRLEVHLVGGFSDDRQLSQKLTHQLLKLNDREENENHFPIIYGIAVNIKTAEIYRASFQDRGPEEQLRAARTLAGGPMISIYDAETEQLRIGPYSWTPFPHVDFWLQQDDKQILENLSTSPLAEPPHFVEHIRSTLMFLKKHPSPANTLFPGNKALLYKKNEDGLWEKISSPGS, from the exons ATGCCGCTGCTTGTCGAGGGGCGGCGAGTGAGGCTGCCGCAGTCAGCCGGGGACCTCGTCCGAGCCCATCCGCCTTTGGAG gaAAGAGCCAGACTTCTCAGAGGTCAGTGTGTTCAACAAGTGGGACCCCAGGGCCTTCTCTATGTTCAGCAAagagagcttgcagtgacctcCCCAAAGGATG gcTCCATCTCCATTCTGGGTTCTGATGATGCCACTACTTGTCACATTGTGGTCCTGAGGCACACAG GTAATGGGGCCACCTGCTTGACACATTGTGACGGAACCGACACCAAAGCTGAGGTCCCCTTGATCATGAACTCCATAAAATCCTTTTCTGACCACGCTCAATGTGGAAG gctggaagtgcacCTCGTTGGAGGCTTCAGTGACGACAGGCAGTTGTCACAAAAACTCACTCATCAACTTCTTA aattaaATGACCGGGAAGAAAACGAAAACCACTTTCCAATAATATATGGCATTG CTGTCAACATTAAGACTGCAGAGATTTACAGAGCCTCCTTTCAAGATCGGGGTCCGGAGGAGCAGCTGCGTGCTGCGCGAACTTTAGCAGGAGGACCA ATGATTAGCATTTATGATGCAGAGACAGAACAACTTCGTATAGGACCGTACTCCTGGACACCATTTCCACATGTGGATTTCTGGTTGCAGCAAGATGACAAGCAAATACTAGAG AATCTTTCTACTTCACCTCTGGCTGAGCCGCCCCACTTTGTTGAACATATTAGATCTAccttgatgtttttaaaaaaacacccaTCTCCAGCTAACACACTGTTTCCTGGAAATAAAGCcctactctacaaaaaaaatgaagatggcTTGTGGGAAAAGATCTCTTCTCCAGGAAGCTAA
- the LOC103892635 gene encoding protein N-terminal asparagine amidohydrolase isoform X3, with amino-acid sequence MNSIKSFSDHAQCGRLEVHLVGGFSDDRQLSQKLTHQLLSEFDRQEDDIHLVTLCVTELNDREENENHFPIIYGIAVNIKTAEIYRASFQDRGPEEQLRAARTLAGGPMISIYDAETEQLRIGPYSWTPFPHVDFWLQQDDKQILENLSTSPLAEPPHFVEHIRSTLMFLKKHPSPANTLFPGNKALLYKKNEDGLWEKISSPGS; translated from the exons ATGAACTCCATAAAATCCTTTTCTGACCACGCTCAATGTGGAAG gctggaagtgcacCTCGTTGGAGGCTTCAGTGACGACAGGCAGTTGTCACAAAAACTCACTCATCAACTTCTTA GTGAATTTGACAGGCAAGAAGATGACATTCACTTAGTGACATTATGTGTGACAG aattaaATGACCGGGAAGAAAACGAAAACCACTTTCCAATAATATATGGCATTG CTGTCAACATTAAGACTGCAGAGATTTACAGAGCCTCCTTTCAAGATCGGGGTCCGGAGGAGCAGCTGCGTGCTGCGCGAACTTTAGCAGGAGGACCA ATGATTAGCATTTATGATGCAGAGACAGAACAACTTCGTATAGGACCGTACTCCTGGACACCATTTCCACATGTGGATTTCTGGTTGCAGCAAGATGACAAGCAAATACTAGAG AATCTTTCTACTTCACCTCTGGCTGAGCCGCCCCACTTTGTTGAACATATTAGATCTAccttgatgtttttaaaaaaacacccaTCTCCAGCTAACACACTGTTTCCTGGAAATAAAGCcctactctacaaaaaaaatgaagatggcTTGTGGGAAAAGATCTCTTCTCCAGGAAGCTAA